In Onthophagus taurus isolate NC chromosome 6, IU_Otau_3.0, whole genome shotgun sequence, a genomic segment contains:
- the Apep gene encoding xaa-Pro aminopeptidase ApepP: MPHLKQTSNLLKQLRALMLDTKYVSEPINAYIVPSADAHNSEYLAECDQRRAFISGFTGSAGTAVITHNDACMWTDGRYYLQASQEMDSNWTLMKEGIPSTPTQGTWLSKNLPSGSRVGADPYLLSYNKWMPLKNQLESAGHKLIPITTNLIDLLWTDRKPMPSAEVKPLPNKYTGKTIQEKLKLVQQQMVDKNASYLVLTSLDEVAYFLNMRGNDISYNPVFFSYVLITQTGFTIFIDQNKVTKDVIDHLNVEAGVTIYDIKNYTEIANVLTNNAEKIEGFVWFSEQASYALTSLIPTKNLLTELTPISTMKAIKNPVEIEGMKNAHIKDGLALCCYFSWLEKNVHTRTISEISGAKKLREFRAQQELFVGPSFDTISSVGPHGAIIHYKPEPDTDVTIDPDGLYLCDSGGQYLDGTTDVTRTFHYGKPTEFEKDCYTRVLKGQIKMATMIFPQKIKGNCLDSFARQYLWSVGLDYAHGTGHGIGSYLNVHEGPMGISWKNIPDDPGLEAGMFLSNEPGFYQDGKFGFRIEDIVLIVNATTPNNFNNRGFLTFETVTLCPIQTKMIKTEMLTEEEIKHLNSYHQRCRDVLGPLLKQQGQTEAVEWLWKETEPINK, from the exons ATGCCTCACCTAAAGCAGACGAGTAATCTTCTTAAACAGCTTCGAGCTTTGATGCTCGATACTAAATACGTTTCCGAACCCATCAACGCGTATATCGTGCCATCAGCAGACGCCCATAACAGCGAATACTTAGCGGAGTGCGATCAGAGAAGAGCATTTATTTCTGGATTTACCGGTTCAGCTGGAACCGCAGTTATAACTCATAACGATGCTTGTATGTGGACTGATGGAAGATATTATCTTCAAGCTTCGCAAGAGATGGATTCAAACTGGACTTTGATGAAAGAAGGAATTCCAAGTACACCAACACaag GAACATggctttcaaaaaatcttccATCCGGATCAAGAGTAGGTGCAGATCCATATCTTTTATCCTACAACAAATGGATgccattaaaaaatcaattagaaTCCGCCGGGCATAAATTAATCCCgataacaacaaatttaatcGATCTTCTTTGGACCGATCGTAAACCGATGCCTTCAGCAGAGGTGAAACCTTTACCAAACAAATATACAGGAAAAACAATCcaagaaaaactaaaattagtcCAACAACAAATGGTAGATAAAAACGCGAGTTATTTAGTATTAACATCCCTTGACGAAGTGGCTTATTTCCTAAATATGAGAGGAAACGATATTTCTTACAACCCAGTTTTTTTTTCGTACGTTTTAATCACCCAAACTGGCTTCACCATATTTATAGATCAAAATAAAGTTACAAAAGACGTTATCGACCATTTAAACGTAGAGGCTGGAGTTACTATTTacgatattaaaaattataccgAAATTGCTAACGTTTTGACGAATAACGCGGAGAAAATTGAGGGATTTGTTTGGTTTTCCGAACAAGCGAGTTACGCTTTGACCAGTTTAATACCGACGAAAAACTTATTAACCGAATTAACGCCTATTTCAACTATGAAAGCGATTAAAAATCCCGTTGAAATTGAGGGAATGAAAAACGCCCACATAAAAGATGGGCTCGCTTTGTGTTGTTATTTTTCTTGGTTGGAGAAAAATGTTCATACACGAACCATAAGTGAAATATCGGGCGCTAAAAAATTAAGAGAATTTCGAGCTCAACAAGAACTCTTTGTTGGACCTAGTTTTGATACAATAAGTTCTGTTGGGCCTCACGGTGCGATTATTCATTATAAACCAGAACCTGATACGGATGTTACCATTGATCCAGATGGTCTTTATCTTTGCGATTCTGGTGGTCAATATTTGGATGGCACAACGGATGTAACTCGTACTTTTCATTATGGAAAACCCACCGAATTCGAAAAAGACTGCTACACAAGAGTTCTTAAAGGACAAATTAAGATGGCAACGATGATTTttccacaaaaaattaaagggaATTGTTTAGACTCATTTGCTAGGCAATATCTTTGGTCGGTTGGTTTGGATTATGCCCACGGAACGGGACATGGAATTGGTTCGTATTTGAACGTACATGAAGGCCCGATGGGAATTTCATGGAAAAATATTCCCGACGATCCTGGATTAGAAGCTGGGATGTTTCTTTCAAACGAACCCGGGTTTTATCAAGACGGTAAATTTGGTTTTCGGATTGAAGATATTGTTTTGATCGTTAATGCGACGActccaaataattttaataatcggGGATTTTTGACTTTTGAAACGGTTACTTTATGCCCGATCcaaacaaaaatgattaaaactgAAATGTTAACTGAGGAAGAAATTAAACATCTTAATAGTTATCATCAGAGATGCAGGGATGTTTTAGGGCCACTTCTAAAGCAACAAGGGCAAACTGAAGCTGTGGAATGGTTATGGAAAGAAACTGaaccaataaataaataa
- the LOC111414974 gene encoding radial spoke head 10 homolog B-like, with amino-acid sequence MLQFSKQSDLNATQSSSIQREDIGTSVGQLLPEFKTPQELQEEVILLFYDSMLSLVVREWVHVEDDDTSQSCDEKTNGVKDLKDLTKEDLLANELSYFDDSKVSLTSKKSRRSSSGVLSKYGSRMSRRSRTSSKRWSVDRVPSKIDETTSYTLDLSNTSDQYEWVIQTYPDNVMILFKNGNVYKGPVERKRFHGIGTLFWSDGTVYEGEFNNGHITGRGKLYYKDCSYYIGSFCQGLLHGEGCMYITETNSLYSGEWKAGKKNGKGWLLYEPNNWYNGNFLDDQRHGNGIRQYYKECMYQGEWQNGLREGYGTMVWGNHDYYKGDWKNGKMNGYGEYIWKAFFNRSFSYPIMNKFEGYWVEGTRTGEGILNFGFCGGARMTGCWIRNMKHGPAFVICGNGKTMSGDPLFLYDKPVDPVIWYRQSSNELIKRKSGSQKQILNTKSSSTLTLLTSIESHESVSLSAFPKVMSCHINPLCIPIHYEPKQVDLTYFLLLLVKKHGAREHGTIHLENIFSVESNIEDSILLGEEEKLRNVIISNNLVLKHIYYQYAFIATKEMPKFRPVLIRLFFWQLLYDINITTRGMSLIDVDLCVMENPDCGLETEHDPFERIYFWQFLQSLVAIAWKLYGDVFDVDQVEGTLSKILRKFLYDDLLPNVGKNRGTALYEYKDLLPIQGVYMLYRSIGDPPTARMLYQSCIHKGFPACSEKVLEGDEINHLKSGANATPIGSSVIFLADDEIIPKIEDPTPYPFKTENVILKNLHVFTKLKRKRIIDCIAEVCPSIIKNGQIVDLEYPISFLEFYNIILLLTTTKIEDIENYKKAKEASKLKKLSIIESSAEVKKKDKKGKKKK; translated from the exons atgttGCAATTCTCGAAACAATCGGATCTAAATGCCACACAATCCTCTTCGATTCAAAGGGAGGATATTGGAACATCGGTAGGGCAACTTCTCCCTGAATTTAAAACTCCCCAAGAATTACAAGAAGAAGTAATCTTGCTTTTTTATGATAGCATGTTGAGTTTGGTTGTGAGGGAATGGGTTCATGTAGAAGACGATGATACGAGTCAATCTTGTGATGAAAAAACCAACGGAGTTAAAGACCTCAAAGATTTAACTAAAGAGGATTTATTAGCTAATGAATTAAGCTACTTTGACGACTCTAAGGTATCATTAACTAGTAAAAAATCGAGAAGAAGTTCTTCTGGGGTGTTATCAAAATACGGATCAAGAATGTCAA GAAGAAGTAGAACATCGTCTAAAAGATGGAGTGTGGATCGAGTACCGTCAAAAATAGACGAAACTACTTCGTATACatta GATCTTAGCAACACCAGCGATCAATACGAATGGGTTATTCAAACTTACCCAGATAATGTTAtgattcttttcaaaaatgggaATGTTTATAAAGGACCAGTTGAAAGGAAACGATTTCATGGTATTGGGACGTTATTTTGGAGTGATGGAACAGTTTATGAA gGTGAATTTAATAATGGTCACATCACAGGTCGTGGAAAATTATATTACAAGGACTGTAGTTATTACATAGGAAGTTTTTGCCAAGGTCTTCTCCATGGCGAAGGATGCATGTACATAACCGAAACTAACAGTTTATATAGTGGCGAATGGAAAGCTGGAAAGAAAAATGGAAAAGGCTGGTTGCTTTATGAACCAAATAATTGGTACAATGGAAATTTTCTGGACGATCAACGCCACGGAAATGGAATTCGTCAATATTATAAAGAGTGCATGTATCAAGGAGAGTGGCAAAATGGGTTACGAGAAGGATATGGAACTATGGTTTGGGGAAATCACGAT taCTATAAAGGTGATTGGAAAAATGGAAAGATGAACGGTTATGGGGAATACATTTGGAAAGCGTTTTTTAACCGATCGTTTTCATACCCAATCATGAATAAATTTGAAGGATATTGGGTCGAAGGGACTCGAACGGGAGAAGGAATTTTAAACTTTGGTTTTTGTGGTGGCGCTAGAATGACCGGTTGTTGGATAAGAAACATGAAACACGGCCCGGCCTTTGTTATCTGTGGAAATGGAAAAACCATGTCGGGAGATccactttttttatatgataaaCCAGTCGATCCCGTAATATGGTACAGACAAAGCagtaatgaattaataaaaagaaaaagcgGGTcgcaaaaacaaattttgaatacaaaaaGTTCGAGTACATTAACACTCTTAACATCGATTGAGAGCCACGAAAGTGTAAGCTTATCCGCATTTCCCAAAGTGATGAGTTGCCATATTAACCCGTTATGTATTCCGATACATTATGAACCTAAACAGGTTGATTTAACGTAttttcttttacttcttgTTAAAAAACATGGGGCCAGAGAACATGGAACGATTCATTtaga gaatattttttctgTGGAATCGAATATTGAGGATAGCATTCTTTTGGGGGAAGAAGAAAAGCTTCGCAAcgttattatttcaaataatttagtcttgaaacatatttattatcaatacGCTTTTATTGCAACCAAAGAAATGCCGAAATTTCGACCCGttttaataagattatttttttggcAACTACTCTACGACATCAATATCACCACGAGAGGAATGTCTTTAATAGATGTTGATTTATGCGTGATGGAAAATCCAGATTGCGGGTTAGAAACCGAACACGATCCTTTCGAACGCATCTATTTTTGGCAATTTCTTCAATCACTCGTGGCGATTGCTTGGAAGTTATACGGAGATGTTTTTGACGTGGATCAAGTTGAAGGAACGTTatcgaaaatattaagaaagttTCTTTATGACGACTTATTACCGAACGTGGGGAAAAATAGAGGAACGGCTCTTTATGAATATAAAGATTTACTTCCCATTCAAGGGGTTTATATGCTTTACAGAAGCATTGGGGATCCCCCAACGGCGAGGATGTTATACCAAAGTTGTATCCACAAAGGATTTCCAGCTTGTTCCGAAAAAGTTCTAGAAGGTGACgaaattaatcatttaaaatccGGTGCTAACGCAACACCAATTGGTTCAAGTGTAATATTTTTAGCag atgATGAGATCATTCCGAAAATTGAAGATCCTACTCCGTATCCTTTTAAAACCGAAAACgttattcttaaaaatctccacgtttttaccaaattaaaaagaaaaaggattATCGATTGCATAGCGGAAGTTTGTCCTTCAATCATAAAAAATGGGCAAATTGTCGATCTGGAATATCCAATTTCGTTCTTGGAATTTTATAACATCATTCTTTTGTTGAcgactacaaaaattgaagaCATAGAAAATTATAAGAAAGCTAAAGAAGCAAGTAAACTCAAAAAATTAAGCATTATCGAATCTAGCGCGGAAGTTAAgaagaaagataaaaaaggaaagaaaaagaaataa